Proteins encoded within one genomic window of Sphingosinicella ginsenosidimutans:
- the ffh gene encoding signal recognition particle protein, translated as MFESLGDRLSGVFDRLRGRGALTEADVRAAMREVRIALLEADVALPVVRTFVDKATEEAVGQQVLRSVTPGQQVVKIVHDALVEMLGSEEEGLNLAVTPPAVVMMVGLQGSGKTTSTAKLAKRLTEKDRKKVLMASLDVARPAAQEQLAVLGRQADIATLPIVPGQPPVEIARRALNAAKLQGFDVLMLDTAGRLHVDQALMDEMKAVAQATEPQEVLLVADAMTGQDAVNVAKSFADQIDLSGVILTRMDGDARGGAALSMRAVTGRPIKYAGVGEGIDKLEAFHPERVAGRILGMGDVVSLVERAQETIKAEEAEALAAKMAKGQFDLNDLRAQLQQMQRMGGLGALAGMLPGMGKIKNQINESGVLEGNVLGRLDAIITSMTPKERAKPDILNAKRKIRVAKGSGTTVQEVNRLLKMHQEMSTAMKRLRKMGGLGKLAAMFGGGGGGGMGGLGGLGGPGGMGGPGGMGGPGGLGGPGLPPGGLPGLPGRGGAPFNLPNKFKK; from the coding sequence ATGTTCGAAAGCCTGGGAGATCGCCTGTCCGGCGTGTTCGACCGGCTGCGCGGCCGCGGCGCGCTGACCGAGGCCGATGTCCGCGCTGCGATGCGCGAAGTGCGGATCGCCCTGCTCGAAGCCGATGTCGCCCTCCCCGTCGTGCGGACTTTCGTCGACAAGGCGACCGAAGAGGCGGTCGGCCAGCAGGTGCTGCGCTCGGTCACACCCGGACAGCAGGTCGTCAAGATCGTCCATGACGCGCTGGTCGAGATGCTCGGCAGCGAGGAAGAAGGGCTGAACCTCGCCGTCACGCCGCCGGCCGTGGTGATGATGGTCGGCCTCCAGGGCTCGGGCAAGACGACCAGCACCGCCAAGCTCGCCAAGCGGCTCACCGAAAAGGACCGCAAGAAGGTCCTGATGGCGTCGCTCGACGTCGCCCGTCCGGCCGCGCAGGAGCAGCTCGCCGTGCTCGGCCGCCAGGCGGATATCGCGACGCTGCCGATCGTTCCCGGCCAGCCGCCGGTCGAGATCGCCCGGCGCGCGCTCAACGCCGCGAAGCTGCAGGGCTTCGACGTGCTGATGCTCGACACGGCCGGCCGCCTCCACGTCGACCAGGCGTTGATGGACGAGATGAAGGCCGTGGCGCAAGCCACTGAGCCGCAAGAGGTTCTCCTGGTTGCCGATGCGATGACCGGGCAGGACGCGGTCAATGTCGCAAAGAGCTTCGCCGACCAGATCGATCTCAGCGGTGTCATCCTGACCAGGATGGATGGCGACGCCCGCGGCGGCGCGGCGCTGTCGATGCGCGCCGTCACCGGACGGCCGATCAAATATGCCGGCGTCGGCGAGGGGATCGACAAGCTCGAGGCCTTCCATCCCGAGCGGGTCGCGGGCCGGATCCTCGGCATGGGCGACGTCGTCAGCCTGGTCGAGCGCGCGCAGGAGACGATCAAGGCCGAGGAGGCCGAGGCGCTCGCCGCCAAGATGGCCAAGGGCCAGTTCGATCTGAACGACCTGCGCGCCCAGCTCCAGCAGATGCAGCGCATGGGCGGGCTTGGCGCGCTCGCCGGGATGCTTCCCGGCATGGGCAAGATCAAGAACCAGATCAACGAGAGCGGCGTGCTGGAGGGCAATGTGCTCGGCCGGCTCGACGCGATCATCACCTCGATGACGCCGAAGGAGCGGGCCAAGCCCGACATCCTCAACGCCAAGCGCAAGATCCGCGTCGCCAAGGGATCGGGAACGACGGTGCAGGAGGTCAATCGCCTGCTGAAGATGCACCAGGAAATGTCGACCGCGATGAAGCGGCTGCGGAAGATGGGCGGGCTCGGCAAGCTCGCCGCAATGTTCGGCGGCGGCGGCGGCGGCGGCATGGGTGGCCTCGGCGGCCTCGGCGGTCCTGGCGGCATGGGTGGCCCCGGCGGAATGGGCGGGCCTGGCGGCCTTGGCGGACCGGGACTTCCGCCGGGCGGCCTGCCTGGTCTTCCGGGCCGTGGCGGCGCACCGTTCAACTTACCGAACAAGTTCAAGAAATAG
- a CDS encoding glycosyltransferase gives MTKPVFLDPTGRRGRWTWSSLAALVLIVLGAGALFAFTIADVPIPGPLPLRMEQAQLHALADSMGRAGRHLGRRAARALGATWVPAAPAHGAHGRQIVTGFYVPWDDASRASLAAHVSDMDWVVPAFGFVTGPAHQLRVVADPRFDSVIANVAQRPAVLPMVQNARNGQWDGAGFAALLRDPAARARLLDGVQAMVAARHGAGVVFDFEELPVSAQRDYLRFIAEAHARFAPQHLTVAMAAPVGDADWNLRAYAQVADKLFLMLYDEHWASGDAGPIASQAWFVTHLQQSVRAVGADKAIATVANYGYDWTPGQAAEAMTVEEAWLAAHDSDAPIRFDRASGNAHFDYEENGVAHHVWLLDAASGWNQLRAAHLEGVSGVALWRLGSEDPSIWNALRGFTRAAVPDLSRITMPGDVDVEGNGEILRIDATPTVGNRIVAPDRLGLIRDERYRSLPTPYVVRRTGYRPGEVALTFDDGPDPDWTPRILDILQSRHVPATFFVVGENALAHPRILNRIVAQGDEIGSHSYTHPNFATLSQGMAGIELNTTERLVEAYTGRGMRLFRAPYFGDAEPTTADELGPALEAQRRGYINVGLHVDPDDWKRPGVDAIVDRAIREVEAGNAARSGQIILLHDGGGDRSQTIQALPRIIDALRARGYRFVPVSALAGLTADEVMPVVQGRDLLEVRADVAIFMALAGLAAFLSFLFTLAIGLGLMRAVALALLAVRAPKESPPAAPVDQRISVLIPAYNEARVIEASVRRVLASTGADIEVIVIDDGSKDETSAIVARAFAGDPRVRLLTLANGGKANALNRGLALATGAIVVALDADTQFEPETIARLARWFADPGIGAVAGNAKVGNRVNLVTRWQAIEYVTAQNLERRALARLGAIMVVPGAVGAWRRAALDQVGGFPMETLAEDQDLTIAVQRAGWRIANDVDAIAWTESPATLGGLARQRFRWAFGTLQCLWKHRAILREGRPRGLALIGLPQAWLFQIAFSLVSPVIDLALVFSLFMTWGRIEQHGWAQTQTDLGWIAFFWTLFVLVDLACGWAAFRLDERERRFPALLLIAQRFVYRQIMYWVVLKAVGAALRGRWVGWGKLERTGRMTAGAIRA, from the coding sequence TTGACCAAGCCGGTTTTCCTGGATCCCACCGGCCGCCGTGGGCGGTGGACATGGTCGTCGCTCGCGGCGCTGGTGCTGATCGTGCTCGGCGCGGGGGCGCTGTTCGCCTTCACCATCGCCGACGTGCCCATTCCCGGGCCGCTGCCGCTCCGGATGGAGCAGGCGCAGCTTCATGCGCTGGCCGATTCCATGGGTCGGGCGGGCCGCCATCTCGGCCGCCGCGCGGCGCGCGCGCTCGGCGCGACCTGGGTGCCGGCCGCGCCCGCGCATGGCGCGCACGGGCGGCAGATCGTCACCGGCTTCTACGTCCCCTGGGACGATGCCAGCCGCGCCTCGCTCGCCGCCCATGTCTCGGACATGGACTGGGTCGTGCCGGCCTTCGGCTTCGTCACCGGCCCGGCGCACCAGCTTCGCGTCGTCGCCGATCCGCGCTTCGATTCGGTCATCGCCAATGTGGCGCAGCGCCCCGCGGTGCTGCCGATGGTCCAGAATGCCCGCAACGGGCAATGGGACGGCGCGGGGTTCGCCGCCCTGCTGCGCGATCCCGCCGCCCGCGCCCGCCTGCTCGACGGCGTCCAGGCGATGGTCGCGGCCAGGCACGGGGCGGGCGTCGTCTTCGATTTCGAGGAGCTGCCGGTGAGCGCGCAGCGCGACTATCTGCGCTTCATCGCCGAGGCCCATGCCCGCTTCGCGCCGCAGCATCTCACCGTCGCCATGGCGGCGCCGGTCGGCGATGCCGACTGGAATTTGCGCGCCTACGCCCAGGTCGCCGACAAGCTGTTCCTGATGCTCTATGACGAACATTGGGCGAGCGGCGATGCCGGCCCGATCGCCTCGCAGGCCTGGTTCGTCACCCATCTCCAGCAATCGGTGCGCGCCGTGGGGGCGGACAAGGCGATCGCGACCGTCGCCAATTACGGCTATGACTGGACGCCCGGCCAGGCCGCCGAGGCGATGACGGTCGAGGAGGCGTGGCTCGCCGCGCATGACAGCGACGCGCCGATCCGCTTCGACAGGGCGAGCGGCAATGCCCATTTCGATTATGAGGAAAACGGCGTCGCCCACCATGTCTGGCTGCTCGACGCGGCGAGCGGCTGGAACCAGCTTCGCGCCGCCCATCTCGAAGGGGTGTCGGGCGTCGCGCTGTGGCGGTTGGGGAGCGAGGATCCGAGCATCTGGAACGCGCTTCGCGGCTTCACCCGGGCCGCCGTCCCCGATCTCTCGCGGATCACCATGCCCGGCGATGTCGATGTCGAGGGCAATGGCGAGATTCTGCGGATCGACGCGACGCCCACCGTCGGCAACCGGATCGTCGCGCCCGATCGGCTCGGGCTGATCCGCGATGAACGCTACCGGTCGCTGCCGACTCCCTATGTCGTGCGGCGCACCGGCTACCGGCCGGGCGAGGTCGCGCTGACCTTCGACGACGGCCCGGACCCAGACTGGACGCCGCGCATCCTCGACATCCTTCAGTCCCGGCATGTCCCGGCGACCTTCTTCGTCGTTGGCGAGAACGCGCTCGCTCATCCGCGCATCCTGAACCGGATCGTCGCCCAGGGGGACGAGATCGGCAGCCACAGCTACACCCACCCGAATTTCGCGACGCTGTCCCAGGGCATGGCGGGGATCGAGCTCAACACGACCGAGCGGCTGGTCGAAGCATATACCGGGCGCGGCATGCGCCTGTTCCGCGCGCCCTATTTCGGCGACGCCGAGCCGACGACCGCGGACGAGCTCGGCCCGGCGCTGGAGGCGCAGCGGCGCGGCTATATCAATGTCGGCCTGCACGTCGATCCGGACGACTGGAAGCGGCCGGGCGTCGACGCGATCGTCGATCGGGCGATCCGCGAGGTCGAGGCCGGCAATGCCGCGCGGTCCGGCCAGATCATCCTCCTCCACGACGGCGGCGGCGATCGCTCGCAGACGATCCAGGCGCTGCCGAGGATCATCGATGCGCTGCGCGCGCGCGGCTATCGCTTCGTGCCGGTCTCGGCGCTCGCCGGGCTGACCGCCGACGAAGTGATGCCGGTGGTGCAGGGCAGGGACCTGCTCGAAGTGCGCGCGGACGTCGCCATCTTCATGGCGCTGGCCGGGCTCGCCGCCTTCCTCAGCTTCCTGTTCACGCTTGCCATCGGCCTCGGCCTCATGCGGGCGGTCGCACTCGCACTGCTCGCCGTGCGCGCGCCGAAGGAGTCGCCGCCGGCGGCGCCCGTCGACCAGCGGATCTCGGTCCTGATCCCGGCCTATAACGAGGCGCGCGTGATCGAGGCGTCGGTCCGCCGCGTGCTGGCAAGCACCGGCGCCGATATCGAGGTGATCGTTATCGACGACGGATCGAAGGACGAGACGAGCGCGATCGTCGCGCGCGCCTTTGCCGGCGATCCGCGGGTGCGCCTGCTGACGCTGGCGAATGGCGGCAAGGCCAATGCGCTCAATCGCGGCCTCGCGCTCGCGACCGGCGCGATCGTCGTCGCGCTCGATGCCGACACCCAGTTCGAGCCGGAGACGATCGCACGGCTCGCGCGCTGGTTCGCCGATCCGGGCATCGGCGCGGTCGCCGGCAACGCCAAGGTGGGCAACAGGGTCAACCTCGTCACCCGCTGGCAGGCGATCGAATATGTGACCGCGCAGAATCTGGAGCGGCGCGCGCTGGCGCGATTGGGCGCGATCATGGTGGTGCCCGGCGCGGTCGGCGCCTGGCGCCGCGCCGCGCTCGACCAGGTCGGCGGCTTCCCGATGGAGACGCTGGCGGAGGATCAGGATCTCACCATCGCCGTCCAGCGGGCGGGCTGGCGGATCGCCAACGATGTCGATGCGATCGCCTGGACCGAATCCCCGGCGACGCTCGGCGGCCTCGCCAGGCAACGCTTCCGCTGGGCGTTCGGAACGCTCCAGTGCCTGTGGAAGCATCGCGCGATCCTTCGCGAGGGCCGGCCGCGCGGGCTCGCGCTCATCGGCCTGCCGCAGGCCTGGCTGTTCCAGATCGCTTTCTCGCTCGTCTCCCCGGTGATCGACCTCGCCTTGGTGTTCAGCCTCTTCATGACCTGGGGCCGGATCGAGCAGCACGGCTGGGCGCAGACGCAGACCGATCTCGGCTGGATCGCCTTCTTCTGGACCCTGTTCGTCCTCGTCGATCTTGCCTGCGGCTGGGCCGCGTTCCGGCTGGACGAGCGCGAGCGGCGCTTCCCCGCCTTGCTGCTGATCGCGCAGCGCTTCGTCTATCGGCAGATCATGTACTGGGTGGTGCTGAAGGCGGTCGGCGCGGCGCTTCGCGGACGCTGGGTCGGGTGGGGCAAGCTCGAACGCACCGGCCGGATGACCGCGGGCGCGATCCGCGCCTAG
- a CDS encoding transposase — MPRVIDLEEAAPIDFGDFIAALDDSRFDPRDEESFVAVAPLLKRLAANRSFLADLAVAELKDRCARQDEANGYTPQVLMLHRASEAYFIRANFWPGPRDPIFKASGPGPFFYHVPHDHNFSFLTVGYFGPGYWSDYYEYDRSDVVGYPGEKVDLRFVERARLEQGKVMLYRAHRDVHLQLPADEMSISINIMESDPALNFADQFRFDVAKCEIAGMLNVTSTEALLALAANFPDGNARDLVEDFAAGHPCARIRFTALRELAAAEPDIDDGLEILARGERSPEPLIARLSAAEAERLRANRGWLERAL, encoded by the coding sequence ATGCCGCGCGTGATCGACCTTGAGGAGGCGGCGCCGATCGATTTCGGCGATTTCATCGCCGCGCTCGACGACTCACGCTTCGATCCGCGCGACGAGGAAAGCTTCGTCGCGGTGGCGCCGCTGCTGAAGCGCCTCGCCGCCAATCGCAGCTTCCTCGCCGATCTCGCCGTCGCGGAGCTCAAGGACCGCTGCGCGCGCCAGGACGAGGCCAATGGCTACACGCCGCAGGTGCTGATGCTGCACCGGGCGAGCGAGGCCTATTTCATCCGCGCCAATTTCTGGCCCGGACCGCGCGATCCGATCTTCAAGGCGAGCGGACCCGGCCCCTTCTTCTACCACGTCCCGCACGATCACAATTTCTCGTTCCTGACCGTCGGCTATTTCGGGCCGGGCTATTGGAGCGACTATTACGAATATGACCGGTCCGACGTGGTCGGCTATCCGGGCGAGAAGGTGGACCTGCGCTTCGTCGAGCGCGCGCGGCTCGAACAGGGCAAGGTGATGCTCTATCGCGCGCATCGCGATGTCCACCTGCAGCTGCCGGCGGACGAGATGTCGATTTCGATCAACATCATGGAGAGCGATCCGGCCCTCAATTTTGCGGACCAGTTCCGCTTCGACGTTGCGAAATGCGAGATTGCGGGGATGCTCAACGTGACCTCGACCGAGGCGCTGCTGGCGCTGGCCGCGAACTTTCCGGACGGAAATGCGCGCGACCTGGTCGAGGATTTCGCGGCCGGCCATCCGTGCGCCCGCATCCGCTTCACCGCGCTGCGCGAGCTTGCCGCCGCCGAGCCCGATATCGATGACGGGCTCGAAATCCTGGCGCGCGGCGAGCGATCGCCCGAACCTCTCATTGCCCGGCTCAGCGCCGCCGAGGCCGAGCGGCTTCGGGCGAACCGCGGCTGGCTGGAGCGCGCGCTCTAG
- a CDS encoding HEAT repeat domain-containing protein has translation MDKGRIAALADIGDPDARAQATRELLADDSWIGPLIADAAKTLRRDPLFMVPMRPARNDLRAGLVVVDRPYLRLTIDVVHAAALAAKKNRPRSGSIGFSGEINVIRFVKAGGAVLSLWEAPPIGLDFRAADAGTCRETGRRPVADGESLVIDGRRESFVIEAARSNLLLVNATIRTEAPVSVEYDAATGAYLGCSAVEEGDSRLQMVATLARLLEAEAAFPAIAALLDHRSFFVRWHAMRELIAIDAEAALPYLRLLSSNDPHMDVREAARATLDLLSGPAAVREAA, from the coding sequence ATGGACAAAGGCCGCATTGCAGCGCTGGCGGACATCGGCGATCCCGATGCCCGCGCCCAGGCCACGCGCGAGCTGCTGGCCGATGACAGCTGGATCGGGCCGTTGATCGCGGACGCGGCGAAGACGCTTCGCCGCGACCCGCTGTTCATGGTGCCGATGCGGCCGGCGCGCAACGATCTGCGCGCGGGCCTTGTCGTGGTCGACCGGCCTTACCTGCGCCTCACGATCGATGTCGTTCACGCCGCGGCGCTCGCCGCGAAGAAGAACCGGCCACGGTCCGGCTCGATCGGCTTTTCCGGCGAGATCAACGTCATCCGCTTCGTCAAGGCGGGGGGCGCCGTCCTGTCCTTATGGGAAGCGCCGCCGATCGGCCTCGACTTTCGCGCCGCCGATGCAGGAACCTGCCGCGAGACGGGACGCCGGCCCGTCGCGGACGGCGAAAGTCTCGTCATCGACGGCCGCCGCGAAAGCTTCGTCATCGAAGCCGCGCGATCGAACCTGCTGCTCGTCAACGCGACGATCCGGACCGAAGCACCGGTGAGCGTCGAATATGATGCCGCGACGGGCGCCTATCTGGGCTGCAGCGCCGTCGAGGAGGGCGATTCGCGCCTGCAGATGGTGGCGACGCTCGCGCGACTGCTGGAGGCGGAAGCGGCCTTCCCGGCCATCGCCGCCCTGCTCGACCATCGAAGCTTCTTCGTGCGCTGGCACGCGATGCGCGAGCTCATCGCGATCGATGCCGAGGCGGCCCTTCCCTATCTCCGGCTCTTGTCGAGCAACGATCCGCATATGGACGTGCGCGAAGCGGCGCGCGCGACGCTGGACCTTTTGAGCGGGCCGGCCGCGGTGCGGGAGGCGGCCTGA
- a CDS encoding RNA polymerase sigma factor: protein MTQHEGGALPPFEQIVADHGALISRIAMSYEADPALREDLTQQIFLAIWQALPSFRADSSLRTFIARIAQNRSISFVARQVRLPPVAELNEGLEADEPDPEQKAMEASDRRVLLDATRKLPLPQRQVIVLVLEGFDYGEIAQMLDIAPNALALRLSRAKAALKAIMEQAR, encoded by the coding sequence ATGACGCAGCACGAAGGCGGCGCGCTGCCGCCGTTCGAGCAGATCGTCGCCGATCACGGCGCGCTGATCTCGCGCATCGCGATGTCGTACGAGGCCGATCCGGCGCTTCGCGAAGACCTGACCCAGCAGATCTTCCTCGCCATCTGGCAGGCGCTGCCTTCCTTCCGTGCCGATTCGTCGCTGCGCACCTTCATCGCCCGGATCGCGCAGAACCGGTCGATCTCCTTCGTCGCACGGCAGGTGAGGCTGCCCCCGGTGGCCGAGCTGAACGAGGGGCTGGAGGCCGACGAGCCCGATCCGGAGCAGAAAGCGATGGAGGCGAGCGACAGACGCGTGCTGCTCGATGCGACTAGGAAGCTGCCGCTCCCGCAGCGGCAGGTCATCGTCCTCGTTCTCGAAGGCTTCGATTATGGCGAGATCGCCCAGATGCTCGACATCGCGCCCAACGCGCTGGCGCTTCGCCTGTCGCGCGCCAAGGCGGCGCTGAAGGCGATCATGGAGCAGGCCCGATGA
- a CDS encoding S10 family peptidase: protein MRPGLLAPILAALVVSGASSVAALAQDGGGGGAGGSGSGSSRAEDRNKASDIDLPPLPADRTVRQSARIGGQVVNYDVTVGTIPVLDARGKKIAEVVFTSYVVPGGAPDRPVTFAFNGGPGAASVFLNFGAIGPKRIQFGTNGDAPSDAAVTVDNPDSWLDMTDLVFIDPVGTGFSRSLEDENATKRDFFSPEPDVRYLSRIVYDWLERNHRMRSRKYVIGESYGGYRAPRIALELQTQLGVGVNGIFMVSPYLDPAAVGDGTALSPLPWMINLPSMAAARLEREGRLSAETMAPIEHYTRTQFVTDLLAGRSDPGSRQRIVDRVTELTGLPHDLVDRLDGRVDENTFLREIHRDQRQIGSVYDSNVTAFDPFPGSARRRSGDPILNALIAPTTSAMVDFVTRVVGWDTDQRYNTLSYAVNEAWQRGTPDDSPVSDLRQAIANDPRMGVMIAHGYNDLSCPYFGSRLIVDQMPSFGQENRVRLSVYPGGHMFYSRPDSGAAFKRDARAFFQG, encoded by the coding sequence ATGCGTCCAGGCCTGCTTGCCCCGATTCTCGCCGCGCTCGTCGTTTCCGGCGCCTCCTCGGTCGCCGCGCTCGCGCAGGATGGCGGGGGCGGGGGCGCGGGCGGGAGCGGGAGCGGCAGCTCGCGCGCGGAGGATCGCAACAAGGCGTCCGACATCGATCTTCCGCCGCTTCCCGCCGATCGCACTGTCCGCCAGAGCGCGCGGATCGGCGGCCAGGTCGTCAATTATGACGTGACGGTCGGCACCATCCCGGTCCTCGACGCCCGCGGCAAGAAGATCGCCGAGGTGGTCTTCACCTCCTATGTCGTTCCCGGCGGCGCGCCGGATCGCCCGGTGACCTTCGCCTTCAACGGCGGCCCCGGCGCCGCGTCGGTCTTCCTCAACTTCGGCGCGATCGGGCCGAAGCGGATCCAGTTCGGCACGAACGGCGACGCCCCGTCCGATGCGGCGGTGACGGTCGACAACCCGGACAGCTGGCTCGACATGACCGACCTCGTGTTCATCGATCCGGTCGGTACCGGCTTCTCGCGCAGCCTTGAGGACGAGAACGCCACCAAGCGCGATTTCTTCTCGCCGGAGCCCGACGTTCGCTACCTCTCGCGCATCGTCTATGACTGGCTGGAGCGCAATCACCGCATGCGCTCGCGCAAATATGTGATCGGCGAAAGCTATGGCGGCTATCGCGCGCCGCGCATCGCGCTTGAGCTCCAGACCCAGCTCGGCGTCGGAGTGAACGGCATCTTCATGGTCTCGCCCTATCTCGATCCGGCCGCGGTCGGCGACGGCACCGCCCTCTCGCCCTTGCCGTGGATGATCAATCTTCCGTCGATGGCCGCGGCCCGGCTCGAGCGGGAAGGGCGGCTGTCGGCGGAGACGATGGCGCCGATCGAGCACTATACGCGCACCCAGTTCGTCACCGATCTCCTCGCCGGCCGCTCGGATCCCGGCTCGCGCCAGCGCATCGTCGATCGCGTGACCGAACTGACCGGCCTGCCCCATGATCTCGTCGATCGCCTCGACGGGCGGGTGGACGAAAACACGTTCCTTCGCGAAATCCATCGCGATCAGCGGCAGATCGGAAGCGTCTATGACAGCAATGTCACCGCCTTCGATCCATTTCCCGGCTCGGCCCGCCGGCGCAGCGGCGATCCGATCCTCAACGCGCTGATCGCGCCGACGACCAGCGCGATGGTCGATTTCGTCACCCGCGTCGTCGGCTGGGATACCGACCAGCGCTACAACACCCTGTCCTATGCGGTGAACGAAGCGTGGCAGCGCGGCACGCCGGACGATTCGCCGGTTAGCGACCTGCGCCAGGCGATCGCCAACGATCCGCGCATGGGGGTGATGATCGCGCACGGCTATAACGATCTGTCCTGCCCCTATTTCGGATCCCGGCTGATCGTCGATCAGATGCCCTCCTTCGGACAGGAGAACCGCGTGCGCCTTTCGGTCTATCCGGGCGGGCACATGTTCTACAGCCGGCCGGACAGCGGCGCCGCGTTCAAGCGCGACGCCCGCGCCTTTTTCCAGGGCTGA
- the epsC gene encoding serine O-acetyltransferase EpsC has translation MLDGLLAYLDSIKARDPAPRSRWEILLYPGVWALAFHRVAHWLFRGELFFLARLVNHVARMLTAIDIHPGAKIGRNFFIDHGFVVIGETAEIGDDVTIYQQVTLGGTNPTNGVAGKRHPTIADGAIIGSGAQVLGPITVGERARVGANSVVTKDVPPGATMVGIPARSTLVDAGESSGARFLPYGTPCSEIYDPATQKLELLQCEVEQMRKRIAELLAERDAGEEKPARGRGAGKTSGRA, from the coding sequence ATGCTTGACGGCCTTCTGGCCTATCTCGATTCGATCAAGGCGCGCGATCCCGCGCCGCGCTCGCGTTGGGAGATCCTGCTTTATCCAGGCGTCTGGGCGCTCGCCTTCCATCGCGTCGCGCACTGGCTGTTTCGCGGGGAGCTCTTCTTCCTCGCGCGGCTGGTCAACCATGTCGCGCGGATGCTGACCGCGATCGACATTCATCCCGGCGCGAAGATCGGCCGCAATTTCTTCATCGATCATGGCTTCGTCGTGATCGGCGAGACCGCCGAGATCGGCGACGATGTCACCATCTACCAGCAGGTGACGCTCGGTGGGACCAATCCCACCAACGGTGTCGCCGGCAAGCGCCACCCGACGATCGCCGACGGCGCGATCATCGGTTCGGGCGCGCAAGTGCTCGGACCGATCACCGTCGGTGAGCGGGCGCGGGTCGGCGCCAACAGCGTCGTCACCAAGGATGTGCCGCCCGGCGCCACGATGGTCGGCATCCCCGCGCGCTCCACGCTCGTCGATGCCGGCGAAAGCAGCGGCGCGCGCTTCCTGCCCTACGGGACGCCCTGCTCCGAAATCTACGATCCGGCGACGCAGAAGCTCGAGCTGCTCCAGTGCGAGGTCGAGCAGATGAGGAAGCGCATCGCGGAGCTGCTCGCCGAACGCGACGCGGGCGAGGAGAAGCCCGCCCGGGGCCGCGGCGCGGGCAAGACGTCGGGCCGCGCCTGA
- a CDS encoding DUF2794 domain-containing protein encodes MGTVLPFPAATGEGQVGFDRFELNRIVDLYGRMVAAGLWKDYAIEFRPDAASFWAFRRAAERPEYRIEKRPALRARQGQWALIGEAGQVLKRGHELGPVLAPLERRLLKIVNG; translated from the coding sequence ATGGGCACGGTCCTGCCCTTTCCAGCCGCGACAGGCGAAGGGCAGGTCGGCTTCGACAGGTTCGAGCTCAATCGCATCGTCGATCTCTACGGCCGGATGGTCGCCGCCGGCCTGTGGAAGGATTATGCGATCGAGTTCCGGCCCGATGCGGCGAGCTTCTGGGCCTTCCGCCGCGCCGCCGAGCGGCCCGAATATCGGATCGAAAAGCGCCCGGCGCTGCGCGCGCGACAGGGACAATGGGCGCTGATCGGCGAGGCCGGGCAAGTGCTGAAGCGCGGCCATGAGCTCGGCCCGGTGCTCGCCCCCCTGGAGCGGCGGCTGCTGAAGATCGTCAACGGCTGA